TGGACCAGGGGCGCGCCGAGAAACCCCGACGCGCCCCCGATCACGACTCGCATGCTCAGCCCAGCTCGCCTTCGAAGGCGCCGGCCTGCAGCCGCTCCTTGATCGCGGTCAGGAAGCGGCCCGCGTCGGCACCGTCGATGATGCGGTGGTCGTACGTGAGCGCCAGGTAGGCCATCGAGCGGATCGCGATGGACTCCGAGCCGTTCGCGTCGGTGATGACCACCGGACGCTTGACGATCGAGCCGACGCCCAGGATCGCGACCTGCGGCTGGTTGATGATCGGCGTGTCGAACAGGGCCCCGTTGCTGCCCAGGTTCGTGATCGAGAACGTGCCACCGGAGAGCTCGTCCGGAAGGATCTTGTTGTTCCGGGTGCGATCGGCGATGTCGGCGATCTTGCGGGCCAGACCGGCGATGTTGAGGTCGCCGGCGTCCTTGATCGTGGGCGCCAGCAGGCCGCGCTCGGTGTCGACCGCGATCGACAGGTGCTCGCCGTCGGGGTACGTGACGGTGCCGCCCTCGAGGTCGAGTGCCGCGTTGACCTGCGGGTACTGCTTGAGCGCCTCGATGGCCGCCTTCGCGAAGAACGGCAGGTACGTCAGCTTGACGCCCTCACGCTCCAGGAACGCGTCCTTGTGCTGGGCGCGCAGGCGGACGACCTCGGTGACGTCGACCTCGTGCACCTGCGTGAGCTGAGCCCCGACCTGCAGCGACTCGACCATGCGGTTGGCGATGGTCTTGCGCAGGCGGCTGAGCTTGTCGGTGCGACCGCGCAGCGGAGACGCCGGTGCCGACGGTGCCGCGGCGGCGGCAGCCGGCTTCTCGGCGGCGGGCTTCTCGGCGGCCTTGCTCTTCTCGGCCGCGTCGAGGATGTCCTGCTTGCGGATCCGGCCGCCGACACCGGAACCGGTGACGGTGGACAGGTCCACGCCGTGCTGCTTGGCCAGCTTGCGGACGATCGGCGTCACGTAGCCCTCGGACGAACCGGCGTCGGAGGACGCGGAGACCTCGACCTTCGGCTCTTCCTTGGGCTCCTCGGCCTTCGGCTGCTCGGGCTCCGGCTCGGGCTCGGGCTGGGACTCCTCGGCCTTCGGCTCCTCGGCCGGGGCCTCCTCCTGCGCGGGCTCGGGCTCCGGCTCGGGCTCCGACTCGGCGGGGGCCGCACCCTCCTCGCCGATGATCGCGAGCTCGGCACCGACCTCGACGGTCTCGTCCTCGTCGACCTTGATCTCCAGCAGCGTGCCGGCGATCGGGGACGGGATCTCGGTGTCGACCTTGTCGGTGGAGATCTCGAGCAGCGGCTCGTCGACCTCGACCGTGTCGCCGACGGCCTTCAGCCACTGCGTGACCGTGCCCTCGGTGACGGACTCTCCCAGCGCGGGCAGTGTGACGGCCTGGCCGCTCGTGCTGCCGGACGACGCGGGCTTGGTCTCGGGCTCGGGGGCCGGGGCCTCCTCGTCAGGCTCCTCGGCGGGGGCGGGCTCCTCGGCAGGAGCCGGCTGCGACTCCTCCTCAGCCTCGGCGGGCTCCTCGGCGGCGGGCTCGGCCTCTGCCTCGGACGACTCACCCGAGTCGCCGGAGTCGGACGACGACTCGTCAGCGTCGCCGATGATCGCCAGCACGGCGCCCACCTCGACGGTGTCGTCCTCCTCGGCACGGATCTCCAGGATCGTGCCGGCGACGGGGGAGGGGATCTCGGTGTCGACCTTGTCGGTGGAGATCTCGAGCAGGGGCTCGTCGATCTCGATCGTGTCGCCGACGGCCTTCAGCCACTGCGTGACGGTGCCTTCGGTGACCGACTCGCCGAGCGCGGGAAGGGTGACTTCGGTTGCCATGTGGGTGTCCTGTTCGGTTCTCAGGCGTGCGAGTGCAGCGGCTTGCCGGCCAGGGCGAGGGCAGCCTCGCCGAGGGACTCGTTCTGGGTGGGGTGGGCGTGGATGAACTCGGCGACGTCGTCGGGGTAGGCCTCCCAGCCCACCCAGAGGGTCGCCTCGCCGATCTGCTCGCCCATGCGCGCGCCGAGCATGTGGACGCCCACGATCGGGCCGTCCTTCTCGCGCACCACCTTGACGACACCGGCGGTCTGCAGGATCTGGCTCTTGCCGTTGCCGGCGAGGTTGTACTCGACGGTCTCGACCTCGCCGTGCTTGTCCTTGGCCTGGGCCTCGGTGAGGCCGACCGACGCGAGCTCGGGCTCGCAGTACGTGACGCGGGGGATGTTCACGTCGACGATCGGGCGCGGGCTCAGGCCCGCGATCTCCTCGGCGACGAAGATGCCGTGGGCGAAGCCGCGGTGCGCCAGCTGCAGGCCGGGCACGAGGTCGCCGACCGCGTAGACGCCGTCGACGTTGGTGCGCAGGCGCTCGTCGGTGGGCACCCAACCGCGCTCGACGGTGATGCCGGCCTCCTCGAAGCCCATGCCGGCCGAGCGGGGGCCGCGGCCGACGGCCACGAGGACGAGGTCGGTCTCGATCGTGTCGCCGTTCTCCAGCGTGACGACCGCGCCGTTGTCGTTCTGCTCGACGCCGGTGAACTTCACACCGGTCTTGAAGGCGATCTTGCGCTTGCGGAAGGCGCGCTCCAGGCCCTTGCTGAGGATCGGGTCCTCCAGCGGGACGAGCGTGGGCAGCGCCTCGATGATGGTGACCTCGGCGCCGAAGTGGTTCCAGACGGAGGCGAACTCGACGCCGATGACGCTGCCGCCGATGATGACGGCGCGCTTCGGGACCTCCTCGAGCTTGAGGGCCTGGTCGCTGGTCATCACGCGGCCGCCGATCTCGATCCCGAGCGTGCGGGGCTCCGAGCCGGTGGCGAGCACGACGTTGGTGCCGGTGTAGCGCTGGCCGTCGACCTCGACGGTCTTGGCGTCGACGAGCTTGCCCTCGCCCTCGATGACGGTGATGCCGCCGGACTTCACCAGGCCGGTCAGGCCCTTGTAGAGGCGGTCGATGACGCCCTGCTTGTAGGCGTTGACCTTGGTCATGTCGACGCCGTCGAACGACGTGTGCACGCCGATCGAGTCACCTTCACTGGCGACGTGCGCGACCTCGGCCGCGTGCAGGAGCGCCTTGGTGGGGATGCAGCCTTCGTGGAGGCACGTGCCACCCACCTTGGCCTTCTCGATCATGGCAACGGTCTTGCCGAGCTGGACGGCGCGCAGGGCACAGGCGTAGCCCCCGCTTCCGGCTCCGAGAATGACGATGTCGAACGAATGGGGTGCGTCGTCGGGCACGATGTCCTCCGGGTAGGTGGTCTGCTGTCATCTTGTCACCTGTCCGGTGAGGGCTGCCACCGGGGAGGGCTCGCGGGACGTGACTTCGGGGTAGGTTCCGCGCGCTTCCTGATGGGGGTGGGTGCGGTCGGGCAGAATTGCGCCGTGGGACTGTTCAAACGCCGTCGACGCACCTCAGCCGGTGCCGTCGTGTCCGATCGCGACGCCAGCAGGGCCGATCTGGCCGCCCTGAGGGAGTTCGCGACCTCACGCTCCGGGGTCGAGGCCTTCGTCGAGCCCAAGACCACGGTCACCCAGACCACCGTGGTGTTCGTGGCCGCCGACGGGGAGTGGACCCGCCGCCGCGTGCCGAACGAGAAGGCCGCCGCCGACCTCGCGCGCAGCCTCAAGATCCCGCTCTACGACGCGAACCGCGTGGGCTACCCGCAGCGGATGCGCGAGTACAACGCCCGCGCCAGCGCCAAGAAGACCAGCGTCGAGGTGGAGCGCGGCGACTACAGCCCGGCCCAGTTCGCCGCGATCATGACGCTCGAGACGATCGCCGGCACCGAGCCGCTGCCCCGCAACCCCTCGAAGTCCGACCTCGAGCGCGTCCTGCGCGCCGCGCGCGGCAAGGCCCACCCCGACCGCACCGGTGGCGACCGCGCCCGCTGGGACCAGGTGGAGCAGGCCGCCCGCAAGCTCGGCCTCTAGTCGCGACCCATCGTGATCTCGATACGACGTCTCGCTGCGCTCGCCGTCACTCGATCACCGAGCCCGCTGGTCGAGTAGCGCGGCGAGGAACGAGCCGGCGTATCGAGACCCGCACTCAGTGCCAGCCGCGGGGGTCGAGGCCGCCGGGGTGGTCCACGGCGGGGTCGTAGGGCTCGCGGCTGAGGACGAACGTGGCCAGGTCGAGGGCGCCGTCGTCGCGGACGACGAGGCGCTCGCCGGCGAAGTAGGTGTCCAGCCCCCGCCAGCCGTCGCCGTCGCGAACGAACCGCGAGCGGCGGTTGTTCATCGCGTCGGAGAGGTGGAAGCCGTCGGCCGTCGGCTCGAGCCGGTAGGGGACCGGTCCCCAGAACCAGTCGCCCACGAGCGCTGCCACGTCCTCCGGCGGCTCGACCGGGGCGGTCTCGGTGGTTAGCGGGTCGAGCGCGGTGGCCGCGTCGAGGAGTCGGGTGGCGAGGTCGCCCAGGTGCAGCGTGTCGTTGGCGAGCACCACCACGCCCCAGCCGCTCGCCGGCTCGGCGATCGCGGTCGCGAGGAAGCCGGGCATCGATCCGCCGTGACCGACGAGGCGGCCGGTGCCGTTGCCGGGCCAGATGCGCCAGCCGAGTCCCTGCGCGGTCGCCCACGGCACGCCCGGGCGGTCGTCGACCGCCAGCGGCACGACCATCTCGGCCCAGCTCGACTCCGCGAGCACGCCCCCGGTGTCGCCCGCGGCGAACGCCGCCCAGCGGGAGAGGTCCTCCGCGCTCGACCACAGCTGACCGGCCGGCGCCATGGCGCCGGCGTCGTGGTGCGGCTCCACCATGAGCCGGCCGTCGGCCGGATGGTGTGAGAGCCCGGTCGCGGCGCCCTCGCCCGGCTCCTGGCTGATGCCGTGCAGTCCGAGGGGCACCAGGATTCCGGTGCGGATCGCCTCGAACCACGAGGTGCCGCGCAGCACCTCCACCAGGCGGCCCAGCACGGCGAAGCCCACGTTCGAGTAGTGGAAGCGCGTGCCGGGCGTGTGCACGAGCGCCGGCCCGGACGCGATCAGCTGGTCCCAGTCGCCGCCGGGCGTGCGCTCCCACCAGGGGCCGTTGGTCTCGGCCTGCAGACCCGAGGTGTGGGTGAGCAGCTGCGCGATCGTCACGTGGCCGAAGGGCACGTCCGGCAGGTGGCGATCGATGCGGTCGGCGAGGTCGAGCCGACCCTCGTCGCGCAGGCGCATGACCTCCACCGCGACGAACGTCTTCGTGATCGAGCCGATGCGGTACGGGGTCGCGGGGGTCGCCGCGGGGCCGTCACGTCCGTCGAGCGTGCCGACCGCGCCGGACCAGTGCAGGCTGCCGTGCCGCACGACTGCTGCCGAGACCGAGGCCGAGCCCGATCCCTCGCGCTCGGCGTGCAGCAGGTCGTCGAACGCCGACACCGCGGTCAGCCGAGGTCGCGGGCGAGGTGGACGAGCGTGCGGACGCCCGCGCCGGTGCCGCCGACGGGCGTGTAGTCGAAGGCCGCGCCGTCGTTGAACGCCGGACCGGCGATGTCGAGGTGCGCCCACGAGGCGTCGGCGACGAACTCGCGCAGGAACGCCGCGGCGTACATCGTGCCGCCGTAGGGCTTCGGGTTGTGCTGGCGCAGGTCCGCGATCGACGAGGTCTTCACGGCGGCACCGATCTCCTCGGTGATCGGCAGGCGCCACATCGACTCGCCGGCCACCTCGGCGGCGCCGAGCACGCGGTCCTGGAGCGCCTCGTCGTTGCCGAGCACGGCCGTGGTGCGGGTGCCGAGGGCGACCATGGCGGCGCCGGTCAGCGTGGCGACGTCGATGATGTGGTCGGGCTTGGCCTCCACCGCGAGCGCGAGGCCGTCGGCGAGCACGAGGCGGCCCTCGGCGTCGGTGTTGTGGACCTCGACCGTGGCACCCGAGCGCATGCGCAGCACGTCGCCGGGACGCGTGGCGGTGCCGCTGGGCAGGTTCTCGGCGATGCAGGCGAACGCCGTGACGCGGATGGGCAGGCCGAGCCGCGCGATGGCGGTGGTCGCGGCGACGATCGCGGCCGCGCCGCCCATGTCGCACTTCATCGTCATCATCGAGGCGCCCGGCTTGAGCGAGAGTCCGCCCGAGTCGAAGGTGATGCCCTTGCCCACCAGGGCCAGGTGGGTCTTGGCGCCCTCGGGGTTGTACGTGAGCTTCACGAGGCGCGGCGGGGCGTCCGAGCCGGCGCCCACGCCGAGGATGCCGCCGCAGCTCTCCTTGGCGAGGCGCTTCTCGTCCCACACCTGCACGCGCACGCCGGCCGGCGCGGCGGCCTTGATGGCGTCGGCGAACGAGGGCGGGCGCAGGTCGCCGGGAGGAGTGTTGACCCAGTCGCGCGCCACGCAGGTGGCCTCCGCGATGACGACGGCGTCCTCGACGAGGCGCTTGGCGGCGGCCTTGCGGGCATCGGCGCTCAGGATCGTGACGGTGTCGACGAGGGTGGTCTTGCGGCGCGCCTCGTCGCCCTTGTAGTCGAGGTAGGCGTAGGTCGCCAGGACGGCGGCCTCGGCGATGGCGGCGAGGTCGGCCTCGGCCACGCGGCTCGGATCGATGCCCACGCGGGTCGCCTTGGGAACGGAGCGCAGGCCCTTGGCCACCGCGCGGCGCTGCTGCTCGGCGGTGGGCGCCTCGGCCGTGGCCACCCAGGCGGTCAGCTGGGCGTCGCCGCTCGGCACGACAGCGACGTCGCCGGCCTCACCGGTGAACCCGAAGGCGCTCCAGGGGATGCCGTCCGGAAGGCCGGAACCTGAGGGCAGGAGCGCGATGACGGCATCGACGGTGGGCAGGGTGGCACGCAACTGGACCGTGGACATGCCGTCACTCTAGTCAGCGGTAGTTTGGCTCGCATGGTCCTGCTCCTGTCGCCCCTGCACCAACGGCACGAGGCCCTCGGCGCCAAGTTCTCCGAGTTCGGGGGCTGGTCGATGCCCCTCGAGTACGCCGGCGGCGGGGTGCTCGCCGAGCACAAGGCCGTCCGCGAGGCGGTCGGCCTGTTCGACGTGAGCCACCTGGGCAAGGCGCTCGTGCGCGGCAGTGGGGCGGTCGACTTCGTCAACCGGTGCCTGACCAACGACCTGGGCAAGATCGCGCCGGGCAAGGCCCAGTACACGCTGTGCTGCTCCGAGGACGGCGGCACCGTCGACGACCTCATCGCCTACCTGCGCAGCGAGTTCGAGGTCTTCCTCATCCCCAACGCCGCCAACACCGCCGAGGTGGTGCGCCGGCTCCGCGCCGCGGCTCCCGAGGGCATCGAGGTCGAGAACCAGCACCGCGACTTCGCCGTCCTGGCGATCCAGGGTCCGCTGAGCGACGAGCTGCTCGACGCGCTGGGGCTTCCCTCGGACCACGACTACATGTCCTTCACGAAGGGCACGATCGACGACGTCGAGCTGACCGTGTGCCGCACCGGCTACACGGGCGAGCGCGGCTACGAGCTGGTCGTCGCCGCCGAGGAGGTCGTCCCGGTGTGGGACGCCGTCATGGCGGCGGGGGAGTCGCTCGGCATCCGCGCCTGCGGCCTGGGCGCGCGCGACACGCTGCGCACCGAGATGGGCTATCCGCTGCACGGCCACGAGCTCTCGGCGGAGGTCTCGCCGGTCATGGCGCGGGCCGGCTGGGCCGTCGGCTGGTCCAAGCCCACGTTCTGGGGCAAGGAGGCGCTCGAGCGCCAGCGCGAGGAGAAGACGGTGCGCACCCTGCGCGGCCTGCTGGCCCAGGGACGCGGCATCCCGCGACCCGGCATGGCGGTGCACGCCGCGGACGGCGGCGTCCTCGGCGAGGTCACGTCCGGCACCTTCTCGCCCACGCTGCGCCAGGGGATCGGCCTCGCGCTGCTCGACCGCACCGTCGCCGACGGCGACACGGTCACCGTCGACGTGCGCGGCCGTCAGCAGGAGTTCACGGTGACCAAGCCCCCGTTCGTCGAACCGTCCACCAAGGAGGACTGACATGAGCTTCACGTGGCAGTACGAGAACAGCGCCGGCGAGACCGTCGGCACGTCGGAGGAGTTCGACCAGCGCGGCGAGGCCGAGTCGTGGATCGGAACGGCCTTCGAGGACCTGCTCGAGGACGGCGTGGAGCAGGTGCGCCTGCTGGAGGACGGGACCGAGGTCTACGGCCCGATGTCCCTGCGACCGGAGTGATCCGGCCGCGCGCGGCTCAGTAGT
This genomic interval from Aeromicrobium choanae contains the following:
- the sucB gene encoding 2-oxoglutarate dehydrogenase, E2 component, dihydrolipoamide succinyltransferase yields the protein MATEVTLPALGESVTEGTVTQWLKAVGDTIEIDEPLLEISTDKVDTEIPSPVAGTILEIRAEEDDTVEVGAVLAIIGDADESSSDSGDSGESSEAEAEPAAEEPAEAEEESQPAPAEEPAPAEEPDEEAPAPEPETKPASSGSTSGQAVTLPALGESVTEGTVTQWLKAVGDTVEVDEPLLEISTDKVDTEIPSPIAGTLLEIKVDEDETVEVGAELAIIGEEGAAPAESEPEPEPEPAQEEAPAEEPKAEESQPEPEPEPEQPKAEEPKEEPKVEVSASSDAGSSEGYVTPIVRKLAKQHGVDLSTVTGSGVGGRIRKQDILDAAEKSKAAEKPAAEKPAAAAAAPSAPASPLRGRTDKLSRLRKTIANRMVESLQVGAQLTQVHEVDVTEVVRLRAQHKDAFLEREGVKLTYLPFFAKAAIEALKQYPQVNAALDLEGGTVTYPDGEHLSIAVDTERGLLAPTIKDAGDLNIAGLARKIADIADRTRNNKILPDELSGGTFSITNLGSNGALFDTPIINQPQVAILGVGSIVKRPVVITDANGSESIAIRSMAYLALTYDHRIIDGADAGRFLTAIKERLQAGAFEGELG
- the lpdA gene encoding dihydrolipoyl dehydrogenase; amino-acid sequence: MPDDAPHSFDIVILGAGSGGYACALRAVQLGKTVAMIEKAKVGGTCLHEGCIPTKALLHAAEVAHVASEGDSIGVHTSFDGVDMTKVNAYKQGVIDRLYKGLTGLVKSGGITVIEGEGKLVDAKTVEVDGQRYTGTNVVLATGSEPRTLGIEIGGRVMTSDQALKLEEVPKRAVIIGGSVIGVEFASVWNHFGAEVTIIEALPTLVPLEDPILSKGLERAFRKRKIAFKTGVKFTGVEQNDNGAVVTLENGDTIETDLVLVAVGRGPRSAGMGFEEAGITVERGWVPTDERLRTNVDGVYAVGDLVPGLQLAHRGFAHGIFVAEEIAGLSPRPIVDVNIPRVTYCEPELASVGLTEAQAKDKHGEVETVEYNLAGNGKSQILQTAGVVKVVREKDGPIVGVHMLGARMGEQIGEATLWVGWEAYPDDVAEFIHAHPTQNESLGEAALALAGKPLHSHA
- a CDS encoding serine hydrolase domain-containing protein, yielding MSAFDDLLHAEREGSGSASVSAAVVRHGSLHWSGAVGTLDGRDGPAATPATPYRIGSITKTFVAVEVMRLRDEGRLDLADRIDRHLPDVPFGHVTIAQLLTHTSGLQAETNGPWWERTPGGDWDQLIASGPALVHTPGTRFHYSNVGFAVLGRLVEVLRGTSWFEAIRTGILVPLGLHGISQEPGEGAATGLSHHPADGRLMVEPHHDAGAMAPAGQLWSSAEDLSRWAAFAAGDTGGVLAESSWAEMVVPLAVDDRPGVPWATAQGLGWRIWPGNGTGRLVGHGGSMPGFLATAIAEPASGWGVVVLANDTLHLGDLATRLLDAATALDPLTTETAPVEPPEDVAALVGDWFWGPVPYRLEPTADGFHLSDAMNNRRSRFVRDGDGWRGLDTYFAGERLVVRDDGALDLATFVLSREPYDPAVDHPGGLDPRGWH
- a CDS encoding leucyl aminopeptidase, producing the protein MSTVQLRATLPTVDAVIALLPSGSGLPDGIPWSAFGFTGEAGDVAVVPSGDAQLTAWVATAEAPTAEQQRRAVAKGLRSVPKATRVGIDPSRVAEADLAAIAEAAVLATYAYLDYKGDEARRKTTLVDTVTILSADARKAAAKRLVEDAVVIAEATCVARDWVNTPPGDLRPPSFADAIKAAAPAGVRVQVWDEKRLAKESCGGILGVGAGSDAPPRLVKLTYNPEGAKTHLALVGKGITFDSGGLSLKPGASMMTMKCDMGGAAAIVAATTAIARLGLPIRVTAFACIAENLPSGTATRPGDVLRMRSGATVEVHNTDAEGRLVLADGLALAVEAKPDHIIDVATLTGAAMVALGTRTTAVLGNDEALQDRVLGAAEVAGESMWRLPITEEIGAAVKTSSIADLRQHNPKPYGGTMYAAAFLREFVADASWAHLDIAGPAFNDGAAFDYTPVGGTGAGVRTLVHLARDLG
- the gcvT gene encoding glycine cleavage system aminomethyltransferase GcvT, translated to MVLLLSPLHQRHEALGAKFSEFGGWSMPLEYAGGGVLAEHKAVREAVGLFDVSHLGKALVRGSGAVDFVNRCLTNDLGKIAPGKAQYTLCCSEDGGTVDDLIAYLRSEFEVFLIPNAANTAEVVRRLRAAAPEGIEVENQHRDFAVLAIQGPLSDELLDALGLPSDHDYMSFTKGTIDDVELTVCRTGYTGERGYELVVAAEEVVPVWDAVMAAGESLGIRACGLGARDTLRTEMGYPLHGHELSAEVSPVMARAGWAVGWSKPTFWGKEALERQREEKTVRTLRGLLAQGRGIPRPGMAVHAADGGVLGEVTSGTFSPTLRQGIGLALLDRTVADGDTVTVDVRGRQQEFTVTKPPFVEPSTKED